In Ipomoea triloba cultivar NCNSP0323 chromosome 7, ASM357664v1, a single genomic region encodes these proteins:
- the LOC116025673 gene encoding FIP1[V]-like protein isoform X2 produces the protein MEDDDEFGDLYTDVLRPFTASLQSEQPPPVAHSLGGGGGAAAEASKATETSAFQTPRIDPKVDEDDRGIIFGAQKSNCDPNLSSGSSVNVQEKTLATQPEEKQPRPNSSDFNLSLNPQSGQSGGSIGVGVGANESDLGARVFEKSDVKSRDWAFGDSTFTDEANIDVVVEERDDKDDDLVQKDENIDKPMGRSENCGSSVVEAGGSEHMIPGLSIPGVSGVPETCGDKALDDEWDSDSDDDDLRIVLNDNNHGPMGMDRMGGDGDDDDDDGDRLVIVANSDDPSHQPMAEEQEWGEELGNSADGERKEDAAKVNVGPGYAPKIGYSNHGYHHPYHSQFKYVRPGAAPIPGAPPVGPGGTPGQVHPPVNTSLVAGRGRGDWRPPGMKGALTMQKGFPGYSAWGSNPSGRGIGLDFTLPSHKTIFEVDIDSFEEKPWRLQGIDMSDFFNFGLNEESWKDYCKQLEQLRLESTMQGKIRVYESGRTEQEYDPDLPPELAAAAGIQDIPSENANLGKTEAGQNDLARGSMRSRPPLPSGRPIQVESGSGDRLPSIDTRPPRVRDSDAIIEIVCQGSADDDNNLEQGNQPSREGIRGGDEIGVLQQEDTHVDGFQHAYNGWKREFGSRRADFNSGPYDKSRSDRVVILPSEEPDSYHPDSRGQTSVYPGRKHAVAHDSKEKGRARCRSSDIGASESPKDKQIDADNQREDSLSVGDRRSPLSSSPVSNRSVQESGVENNDNLHDELVPAQKNSGMERGKISVDERTNCEKMKDDSVINTAKKHKLSSQLEEPSPQETDGGEDSKAARSSENSKTRSGSSKDYHKLHDGLEEEVQDERFAHVDDTRQTGGEEDRLRRKGRDEKETEKHRMIVKGREDSYLRKGYDSSSAHHSHTKTSIADRRKERDYSDVAWQHRDDDLHGRRSKVEDSRKREHGDEIESKHRNKIRDIDRSEREGRHPLRKQLDNGSLRPDHDKDAGSRHRERDDLKNRYDNIDDRHSKRRKEDTKLSREHVDREETLHSRGDGTLRRKRERDDISDQRKRDDQRLRDDDQHYARYKDEPLFQSERGERHRERDEWYRPKQSHDEILSKRDRDEGRGGLRVGRAAEEKSWAGLSRGKDEYKGSDREYHSKDAGRHVEHLKRRERDENGSPSRHRSREDGYGRGHQPSTDERRARNERVSTRQDHAAYESDSSKVHEKKRKENSTRDKVPEAGDKNSFLPSNLNEDDRSGNASETVSLKRKIEKGSDENVRQSSKKHREDASDDDEQPDSRRGRSKLERWTSHKERDFSVNMKSSTSLKIKENDAYNSTGPSSDRQHPNEHSKKVEDNQQLQQNDKTSVPEINNVDVKRMEDKHLETVEKLKKRSERFKLPMPGEKEATTTKKMENETFPSGQAEARPDSEVKPERPPRRRRWTSS, from the exons ATGGAAGACGACGATGAGTTCGGAGATCTCTACACTGACGTCTTACGGCCTTTCACGGCGTCGTTGCAATCCGAACAGCCGCCACCTGTTGCGCACAGCCTGGGTGGAGGAGGTGGAGCAGCAGCAGAAGCATCCAAGGCTACTGAAACGTCGGCGTTTCAAACCCCCCGGATCGATCCCAAAGTCGATGAAGATGATAGGGGGATCATATTCGGAGCTCAGAAATCGAATTGTGACCCGAATTTGAGTTCCGGTTCTTCTGTTAATGTTCAAGAGAAAACCCTAGCTACTCAACCCGAAGAGAAACAGCCCAGGCCCAACAGCTCGGATTTTAATCTGAGTTTGAATCCACAATCAGGACAGTCTGGGGGTTCGATTGGGGTTGGGGTTGGTGCAAACGAATCGGATTTGGGAGCCAGGGTTTTTGAGAAAAGTGATGTAAAATCACGGGATTGGGCTTTTGGGGACTCGACTTTCACGGATGAAGCTAACATTGATGTTGTAGTGGAAGAGAGGGATGATAAAGACGATGATTTGGTGcaaaaagatgaaaatattGATAAGCCTATGGGTAGAAGTGAAAATTGTGGGAGTTCTGTGGTTGAAGCAGGAGGTTCAGAGCACATGATTCCGGGGCTGTCAATTCCAGGTGTTTCAGGAGTCCCAGAGACTTGTGGTGACAAGGCTTTAGATGACGAATGGGATAGTGACAGTGACGATGATGATTTGCGCATTGTGTTGAATGACAACAATCATGGACCTATGGGAATGGACAGAATGGGaggtgatggtgatgatgacgACGATGATGGGGACCGTTTGGTTATTGTAGCTAACAGTGATGATCCCAGTCATCAACCAATGGCTGAGGAGCAAGAATGGGGTGAAGAGCTGGGAAATTCTGCTGATGGGGAGAGGAAGGAGGATGCAGCAAAAGTGAATGTTGGACCAGGATATGCGCCAAAGATTGGGTACAGCAATCATGGGTACCACCATCCATATCATTCACAGTTTAAG TATGTGAGACCTGGTGCTGCACCAATTCCTGGAGCTCCTCCTGTTGGTCCTGGAGGAACGCCTGGTCAAGTTCACCCACCAGTCAATACCAGCCTTGTTGCTGGACGTGGAAGAGGAGATTGGCGACCACCAGGTATGAAAGGTGCTTTAACAATGCAGAAAGGTTTTCCGGGGTATAGTGCCTGGGGAAGCAATCCATCAGGGCGTGGAATTGGGTTGGACTTCACCCTTCCATCACACAA GACCATATTTGAAGTTGATATTGACAGTTTTGAGGAAAAACCTTGGAGACTCCAAGGCATTGACATGTCAGATTTTTTCAACTTTGGCTTGAATGAAGAAAGTTGGAAAGATTATTGCAAACAGCTG GAACAACTTCGGCTTGAGTCAACTATGCAGGGAAAAATTCGAGTTTATGAAAGTGGGAGGACAGAACAG GAGTATGATCCAGATCTTCCACCTGAGCTTGCTGCAGCAGCCGGTATTCAAGATATTCCATCTGAAAATGCAAATCTTGGGAAGACTGAAGCTGGTCAAAATGACTTAGCAAGAGGATCTATGCGTAGCAGGCCACCATTG CCCAGTGGAAGGCCAATACAAGTGGAAAGTGGTTCTGGTGATCGCCTCCCATCCATAGATACACGACCACCAAGAGTTCGTGATTCTGATGCTATTATTGAG ATAGTCTGTCAAGGCAGTGCTGATGATGACAACAATTTGGAACAAGGAAATCAACCATCAAGAGAGGGTATAAGAGGAGGTGATGAAATTGGAGTTCTCCAGCAAGAAGATACTCATGTGGATGGTTTCCAGCATGCTTATAATGGTTGGAAGAGAGAATTTGGTAGCAGAAGAGCAGACTTTAATTCTGGACCTTATGACAAGAGTCGAAGTGATCGAGTTGTGATTCTTCCTTCAGAAGAACCTGATTCATATCATCCTGATTCCAGGGGACAGACATCTGTGTACCCTGGCAGGAAGCATGCTGTTGCACATGACTCGAA GGAAAAGGGAAGAGCACGCTGCAGATCCTCTGATATTGGTGCCAGTGAAAGTCCAAAGGATAAACAGATAGATGCTGATAATCAGAGGGAAGATTCACTTAGTGTTGGTGATAGGCGAAGTCCTCTTTCATCATCTCCTGTATCAAATAGATCAGTGCAGGAGTCGGGTGTTGAAAATAATGATAATCTGCATGATGAGTTAGTTCCAGCGCAGAAAAATTCTGGAATGGAGAGGGGTAAAATCTCTGTCGATGAAAGAACCAATTGTGAGAAAATGAAGGATGACAGTGTAATTAATACTGCTAAAAAACATAAGCTCAGTTCACAACTTGAGGAGCCATCTCCTCAAGAAACTGATGGTGGAGAAGATTCAAAGGCAGCAAGAAGTAGTGAAAACAGCAAAACAAGGTCCGGAAGCAGCAAAGACTATCATAAATTACATGATGGTCTTGAGGAAGAAGTTCAAGATGAACGTTTTGCACATGTGGATGATACGAGGCAAACAGGTGGAGAAGAGGATCGATTACGAAGAAAAGGCCGTGATGAGAAAGAAACAGAGAAACACCGAATGATAGTGAAAGGGAGGGAAGATTCTTATTTGCGCAAAGGATATGATTCTAGCTCAGCCCATCATTCACACACTAAAACATCCATTGCAGACAGGCGTAAAGAACGTGATTACTCTGATGTGGCCTGGCAACACAGGGATGACGATTTGCATGGGAGAAGGTCTAAAGTGGAAGACTCGCGAAAGAGAGAGCATGGGGATGAAATTGAATCCAAGCACCGGAACAAGATTCGAGATATTGATAGGAGTGAAAGAGAAGGACGCCATCCATTAAGGAAGCAACTTGACAATGGCAGTTTGAGGCCAGATCATGACAAAGATGCAGGATCACGGCACAGGGAAAGGGATGATTTGAAGAATCGATATGATAATATAGATGATCGTCACAGCAAAAGAAGGAAGGAAGATACAAAATTAAGTAGGGAACATGTGGATAGGGAAGAAACTTTGCATTCCCGTGGAGATGGCACCCTACGccgtaagagagagagagatgacaTTTCAGATCAACGGAAGCGAGATGATCAAAGATTAAGAGATGATGATCAGCACTATGCCAGGTACAAAGATGAGCCATTGTTTCAGAGTGAGCGGGGTGAGAGGCATAGGGAGCGTGATGAATGGTATAGGCCTAAGCAATCCCATGATGAAATACTGTCAAAGAGGGACAGGGATGAAGGGCGTGGTGGATTGCGGGTGGGTCGAGCTGCTGAAGAGAAATCATGGGCTGGCCTTTCTAGGGGGAAAGATGAGTACAAAGGTTCTGACAGAGAATACCATTCAAAGGATGCAGGGAGGCATGTTGAGCATCTCAAACGAAGGGAACGAGATGAAAATGGAAGTCCTTCACGACATAGGAGCCGTGAAGATGGATATGGACGGGGGCACCAACCTAGTACTGATGAGAGGAGAGCTAGGAATGAAAGGGTAAGCACTCGTCAAGATCATGCTGCATATGAGTCAGATAGTTCCAAGGTTCATGAAAAGAAACGTAAAGAGAATTCAACAAGAGATAAAGTACCTGAAGCTGGTGATAAGAACTCCTTTCTTCCTTCAAACCTAAATGAAGATGATCGCAGTGGAAATGCTAGTGAGACG GTGAGCTTGAAGCgtaaaattgaaaaaggaagtGATGAGAATGTGCGTCAATCTTCCAAAAAACATAGGGAAGAcgcttctgatgatgatgagcaGCCAGACTCGAGGAGAGGACGTTCCAAATTGGAAAGATGGACAAGCCACAAGGAAAGAGATTTTAGTGTCAACATGAAGTCATCTACTTCCTTAAAGATAAAAGAGAATGATG
- the LOC116025673 gene encoding FIP1[V]-like protein isoform X1, whose translation MEDDDEFGDLYTDVLRPFTASLQSEQPPPVAHSLGGGGGAAAEASKATETSAFQTPRIDPKVDEDDRGIIFGAQKSNCDPNLSSGSSVNVQEKTLATQPEEKQPRPNSSDFNLSLNPQSGQSGGSIGVGVGANESDLGARVFEKSDVKSRDWAFGDSTFTDEANIDVVVEERDDKDDDLVQKDENIDKPMGRSENCGSSVVEAGGSEHMIPGLSIPGVSGVPETCGDKALDDEWDSDSDDDDLRIVLNDNNHGPMGMDRMGGDGDDDDDDGDRLVIVANSDDPSHQPMAEEQEWGEELGNSADGERKEDAAKVNVGPGYAPKIGYSNHGYHHPYHSQFKYVRPGAAPIPGAPPVGPGGTPGQVHPPVNTSLVAGRGRGDWRPPGMKGALTMQKGFPGYSAWGSNPSGRGIGLDFTLPSHKTIFEVDIDSFEEKPWRLQGIDMSDFFNFGLNEESWKDYCKQLEQLRLESTMQGKIRVYESGRTEQEYDPDLPPELAAAAGIQDIPSENANLGKTEAGQNDLARGSMRSRPPLPSGRPIQVESGSGDRLPSIDTRPPRVRDSDAIIEIVCQGSADDDNNLEQGNQPSREGIRGGDEIGVLQQEDTHVDGFQHAYNGWKREFGSRRADFNSGPYDKSRSDRVVILPSEEPDSYHPDSRGQTSVYPGRKHAVAHDSNREKGRARCRSSDIGASESPKDKQIDADNQREDSLSVGDRRSPLSSSPVSNRSVQESGVENNDNLHDELVPAQKNSGMERGKISVDERTNCEKMKDDSVINTAKKHKLSSQLEEPSPQETDGGEDSKAARSSENSKTRSGSSKDYHKLHDGLEEEVQDERFAHVDDTRQTGGEEDRLRRKGRDEKETEKHRMIVKGREDSYLRKGYDSSSAHHSHTKTSIADRRKERDYSDVAWQHRDDDLHGRRSKVEDSRKREHGDEIESKHRNKIRDIDRSEREGRHPLRKQLDNGSLRPDHDKDAGSRHRERDDLKNRYDNIDDRHSKRRKEDTKLSREHVDREETLHSRGDGTLRRKRERDDISDQRKRDDQRLRDDDQHYARYKDEPLFQSERGERHRERDEWYRPKQSHDEILSKRDRDEGRGGLRVGRAAEEKSWAGLSRGKDEYKGSDREYHSKDAGRHVEHLKRRERDENGSPSRHRSREDGYGRGHQPSTDERRARNERVSTRQDHAAYESDSSKVHEKKRKENSTRDKVPEAGDKNSFLPSNLNEDDRSGNASETVSLKRKIEKGSDENVRQSSKKHREDASDDDEQPDSRRGRSKLERWTSHKERDFSVNMKSSTSLKIKENDAYNSTGPSSDRQHPNEHSKKVEDNQQLQQNDKTSVPEINNVDVKRMEDKHLETVEKLKKRSERFKLPMPGEKEATTTKKMENETFPSGQAEARPDSEVKPERPPRRRRWTSS comes from the exons ATGGAAGACGACGATGAGTTCGGAGATCTCTACACTGACGTCTTACGGCCTTTCACGGCGTCGTTGCAATCCGAACAGCCGCCACCTGTTGCGCACAGCCTGGGTGGAGGAGGTGGAGCAGCAGCAGAAGCATCCAAGGCTACTGAAACGTCGGCGTTTCAAACCCCCCGGATCGATCCCAAAGTCGATGAAGATGATAGGGGGATCATATTCGGAGCTCAGAAATCGAATTGTGACCCGAATTTGAGTTCCGGTTCTTCTGTTAATGTTCAAGAGAAAACCCTAGCTACTCAACCCGAAGAGAAACAGCCCAGGCCCAACAGCTCGGATTTTAATCTGAGTTTGAATCCACAATCAGGACAGTCTGGGGGTTCGATTGGGGTTGGGGTTGGTGCAAACGAATCGGATTTGGGAGCCAGGGTTTTTGAGAAAAGTGATGTAAAATCACGGGATTGGGCTTTTGGGGACTCGACTTTCACGGATGAAGCTAACATTGATGTTGTAGTGGAAGAGAGGGATGATAAAGACGATGATTTGGTGcaaaaagatgaaaatattGATAAGCCTATGGGTAGAAGTGAAAATTGTGGGAGTTCTGTGGTTGAAGCAGGAGGTTCAGAGCACATGATTCCGGGGCTGTCAATTCCAGGTGTTTCAGGAGTCCCAGAGACTTGTGGTGACAAGGCTTTAGATGACGAATGGGATAGTGACAGTGACGATGATGATTTGCGCATTGTGTTGAATGACAACAATCATGGACCTATGGGAATGGACAGAATGGGaggtgatggtgatgatgacgACGATGATGGGGACCGTTTGGTTATTGTAGCTAACAGTGATGATCCCAGTCATCAACCAATGGCTGAGGAGCAAGAATGGGGTGAAGAGCTGGGAAATTCTGCTGATGGGGAGAGGAAGGAGGATGCAGCAAAAGTGAATGTTGGACCAGGATATGCGCCAAAGATTGGGTACAGCAATCATGGGTACCACCATCCATATCATTCACAGTTTAAG TATGTGAGACCTGGTGCTGCACCAATTCCTGGAGCTCCTCCTGTTGGTCCTGGAGGAACGCCTGGTCAAGTTCACCCACCAGTCAATACCAGCCTTGTTGCTGGACGTGGAAGAGGAGATTGGCGACCACCAGGTATGAAAGGTGCTTTAACAATGCAGAAAGGTTTTCCGGGGTATAGTGCCTGGGGAAGCAATCCATCAGGGCGTGGAATTGGGTTGGACTTCACCCTTCCATCACACAA GACCATATTTGAAGTTGATATTGACAGTTTTGAGGAAAAACCTTGGAGACTCCAAGGCATTGACATGTCAGATTTTTTCAACTTTGGCTTGAATGAAGAAAGTTGGAAAGATTATTGCAAACAGCTG GAACAACTTCGGCTTGAGTCAACTATGCAGGGAAAAATTCGAGTTTATGAAAGTGGGAGGACAGAACAG GAGTATGATCCAGATCTTCCACCTGAGCTTGCTGCAGCAGCCGGTATTCAAGATATTCCATCTGAAAATGCAAATCTTGGGAAGACTGAAGCTGGTCAAAATGACTTAGCAAGAGGATCTATGCGTAGCAGGCCACCATTG CCCAGTGGAAGGCCAATACAAGTGGAAAGTGGTTCTGGTGATCGCCTCCCATCCATAGATACACGACCACCAAGAGTTCGTGATTCTGATGCTATTATTGAG ATAGTCTGTCAAGGCAGTGCTGATGATGACAACAATTTGGAACAAGGAAATCAACCATCAAGAGAGGGTATAAGAGGAGGTGATGAAATTGGAGTTCTCCAGCAAGAAGATACTCATGTGGATGGTTTCCAGCATGCTTATAATGGTTGGAAGAGAGAATTTGGTAGCAGAAGAGCAGACTTTAATTCTGGACCTTATGACAAGAGTCGAAGTGATCGAGTTGTGATTCTTCCTTCAGAAGAACCTGATTCATATCATCCTGATTCCAGGGGACAGACATCTGTGTACCCTGGCAGGAAGCATGCTGTTGCACATGACTCGAA TAGGGAAAAGGGAAGAGCACGCTGCAGATCCTCTGATATTGGTGCCAGTGAAAGTCCAAAGGATAAACAGATAGATGCTGATAATCAGAGGGAAGATTCACTTAGTGTTGGTGATAGGCGAAGTCCTCTTTCATCATCTCCTGTATCAAATAGATCAGTGCAGGAGTCGGGTGTTGAAAATAATGATAATCTGCATGATGAGTTAGTTCCAGCGCAGAAAAATTCTGGAATGGAGAGGGGTAAAATCTCTGTCGATGAAAGAACCAATTGTGAGAAAATGAAGGATGACAGTGTAATTAATACTGCTAAAAAACATAAGCTCAGTTCACAACTTGAGGAGCCATCTCCTCAAGAAACTGATGGTGGAGAAGATTCAAAGGCAGCAAGAAGTAGTGAAAACAGCAAAACAAGGTCCGGAAGCAGCAAAGACTATCATAAATTACATGATGGTCTTGAGGAAGAAGTTCAAGATGAACGTTTTGCACATGTGGATGATACGAGGCAAACAGGTGGAGAAGAGGATCGATTACGAAGAAAAGGCCGTGATGAGAAAGAAACAGAGAAACACCGAATGATAGTGAAAGGGAGGGAAGATTCTTATTTGCGCAAAGGATATGATTCTAGCTCAGCCCATCATTCACACACTAAAACATCCATTGCAGACAGGCGTAAAGAACGTGATTACTCTGATGTGGCCTGGCAACACAGGGATGACGATTTGCATGGGAGAAGGTCTAAAGTGGAAGACTCGCGAAAGAGAGAGCATGGGGATGAAATTGAATCCAAGCACCGGAACAAGATTCGAGATATTGATAGGAGTGAAAGAGAAGGACGCCATCCATTAAGGAAGCAACTTGACAATGGCAGTTTGAGGCCAGATCATGACAAAGATGCAGGATCACGGCACAGGGAAAGGGATGATTTGAAGAATCGATATGATAATATAGATGATCGTCACAGCAAAAGAAGGAAGGAAGATACAAAATTAAGTAGGGAACATGTGGATAGGGAAGAAACTTTGCATTCCCGTGGAGATGGCACCCTACGccgtaagagagagagagatgacaTTTCAGATCAACGGAAGCGAGATGATCAAAGATTAAGAGATGATGATCAGCACTATGCCAGGTACAAAGATGAGCCATTGTTTCAGAGTGAGCGGGGTGAGAGGCATAGGGAGCGTGATGAATGGTATAGGCCTAAGCAATCCCATGATGAAATACTGTCAAAGAGGGACAGGGATGAAGGGCGTGGTGGATTGCGGGTGGGTCGAGCTGCTGAAGAGAAATCATGGGCTGGCCTTTCTAGGGGGAAAGATGAGTACAAAGGTTCTGACAGAGAATACCATTCAAAGGATGCAGGGAGGCATGTTGAGCATCTCAAACGAAGGGAACGAGATGAAAATGGAAGTCCTTCACGACATAGGAGCCGTGAAGATGGATATGGACGGGGGCACCAACCTAGTACTGATGAGAGGAGAGCTAGGAATGAAAGGGTAAGCACTCGTCAAGATCATGCTGCATATGAGTCAGATAGTTCCAAGGTTCATGAAAAGAAACGTAAAGAGAATTCAACAAGAGATAAAGTACCTGAAGCTGGTGATAAGAACTCCTTTCTTCCTTCAAACCTAAATGAAGATGATCGCAGTGGAAATGCTAGTGAGACG GTGAGCTTGAAGCgtaaaattgaaaaaggaagtGATGAGAATGTGCGTCAATCTTCCAAAAAACATAGGGAAGAcgcttctgatgatgatgagcaGCCAGACTCGAGGAGAGGACGTTCCAAATTGGAAAGATGGACAAGCCACAAGGAAAGAGATTTTAGTGTCAACATGAAGTCATCTACTTCCTTAAAGATAAAAGAGAATGATG